The following coding sequences lie in one Loxodonta africana isolate mLoxAfr1 chromosome X, mLoxAfr1.hap2, whole genome shotgun sequence genomic window:
- the LOC100656046 gene encoding zinc finger protein 182 isoform X5 gives MLETYSNLVSVEHQITKPDLILKLELEEQAAAEGKIPIWSFLEEDCQVDEQIERQHQDNQDKCLLMQDGVPNQKIITTKNGHECSEFGNTLHLSTNLISSLQRPHKHDPFGSNMADNIDSFSSFSGKKHDNGCTKLFFHTEYEKTNPGVKPYGYKECGKALRRKKGLSLHQRIKNGEKPFECTACRKTFSKKSHLIVHWRTHTGEKPFGCTECGKAFSQKSQLIIHLRTHTGERPFECPECGKAFREKSTVIIHYRTHTGEKPYECNECGKAFTQKSNLIVHQKTHTGEKTYECTKCGKSFIQKLDLIIHHSTHTGKKPHECNECKKTFSDKSTLIIHQRTHTGEKPHKCIECGKSFNEKSTLIVHQRTHTGEKPYECDVCGKTFTQKSNLGVHQRTHSGEKPFECNECEKAFSQKSYLMLHQRGHTGEKPYECNECEKAFSQKSYLIIHQRTHTEEKPYKCNECGKAFREKSKLIIHQRIHTGEKPYECPVCWKAFSQKSQLIIHQRTHTGEKPYACNECGKAFREKSTFTVHQRTHTGEKPYKCTECGKAFTQKSNLIVHQRTHTGKKAHGRGHTWKSKHITR, from the coding sequence AAGAAGACTGCCAAGTTGATGAACAGATTGAGAGGCAGCACCAGGATAACCAagataaatgtttgttgatgCAAGATGGAGTTCCTAACCAGAAAATAATTACCACCAAGAATGGCCATGAATGTAGTGAATTTGGAAACACGCTTCATCTGAGTACAAACCTTATTTCTTCATTACAGAGACCCCATAAACATGACCCATTTGGAAGTAATATGGCAGATAATATAGACTCATTTAGTAGTTTTTCAGGAAAGAAGCATGATAATGGGTGtacaaaattatttttccatACTGAATATGAAAAAACAAATCCTGGGGTGAAACCATATGGATataaagaatgtgggaaagccctCAGGCGAAAGAAAGGTCTTAGTCTACATCAGAGAATTAAAAATGGAGAGAAGCCTTTTGAATGTACTGCATGTAGGAAAACCTTCAGCAAGAAGTCACACCTCATTGTGCACTGGAGAACtcatacaggagagaaaccctTTGGATGTACTGAATGTGGAAAAGCATTTAGCCAGAAATCTCAGCTCATAATACACCTGAGGACACATACAGGAGAGAGACCGTTTGAGTGCcctgaatgtgggaaagccttcagagAGAAGTCAACTGTCATCATACACTACAGGACTCATACAGGAGAGAAACCTTACGAATGTAATGAGTGTGGAAAAGCCTTCACTCAGAAGTCAAACCTCATTGTCCATCAGAAAACTCACACAGGAGAGAAAACCTATGAATGTACTAAATGTGGGAAATCTTTCATACAGAAGCTCGATCTAATTATACATCATAGTACTCATACAGGAAAGAAACCCCATGAATGTAATGAGTGTAAAAAAACTTTCAGCGATAAGTCAACCCTCATTATACATCAGAGAActcacacaggagagaaaccaCATAAATGTATTGAATGTGGGAAGTCCTTCAATGAGAAGTCAACTCTCATTGTGCATCAGAGAACtcatacaggagagaaaccctatgaatgtgaTGTGTGTGGAAAAACCTTCACCCAAAAGTCAAACCTTGGTGTACATCAGAGAACTCACTCAGGAGAGAAACCCtttgaatgtaatgaatgtgagAAAGCATTCTCTCAGAAATCCTATCTCATGCTACATCAGAGAGGTCATACAGGAGAGAAGCCCTATGAGTGCAATGAGTGTGAAAAAGCATTCTCCCAAAAATCGTACCTCATTATACATCAAAGAACTCATACAGAAGAAAAACCCTATAAATGTAATGAATGCGGCAAAGCCTTCAGAGAAAAGTCAAAGCTCATTATACACCAGAGAATtcatacaggagagaaaccctatgaatgtccTGTATGTTGGAAAGCTTTCAGCCAAAAGTCACAGCTCATAATACATCAGAGAACacacacaggagagaaaccctatgcATGCAATGAGTGTGGCAAAGCCTTCAGAGAAAAATCAACATTCACTGTGCATCAGAGgactcatactggagagaaaccctataagtgtacagaatgtggaaaagcctttaccCAAAAATCAAACCTTATTGTACATCAGAGAACCCATACAGGAAAGAAAGCCCATGGGAGAGGCCACACCTGGAAGTCAAAGCACATCACACGTTAG